The Primulina tabacum isolate GXHZ01 chromosome 16, ASM2559414v2, whole genome shotgun sequence genome window below encodes:
- the LOC142528649 gene encoding putative LRR receptor-like serine/threonine-protein kinase At5g48740, with protein sequence MEQHHLYWLGFFMFSEFLSIVSCYQDGFLSLSCGGTTNYIDSSNISWKPDVDYVASGNITSVIFLEGTISSSLPVRFFPDSEARKCYRLPLNISSIVLVRARFVYKNYDGLGKPPVFSVSLGTAMTTTVNLAHNDPWVEEFVWQVNKDVLPICFHSIMNGGFPVISSLEVRPLPQGAYTASLGDQNDKLLRKSYRINCGYSDGSLRYPFDQYDRIWDADEDFSPYHVSSGFDVQSSFNLSSIKESPPTVVLQTGRVLARWNNLVYKLPLDNKGDYHVVLYFAGILPVSPTFNVLINGEVIRSNYTVSRWEVDNMFFTVKGIKNLNITLKAINYYPLVNALEVYQILDIPSEVSTTTVSALRVIQESTGLSLGWLDDPCLPTPWEHIDCEGNKVTSLKLYDISLRTISPTFGDLLDLITLDLHNTSLFGEIQNLGDLQRLKKLNLSFNQITSFGSELEDLINLQVLDLKNNTLQGIVPDSLGELKNLHLLNLENNNLQGPLPQSLNRESTEIKTSGNLCLSFSLTCSDLSRNSSIKAPQVTIFTPRKHNNNKNIVILFGAVGGAILSLFVISFLVLVYMKIVKAKITYHTSESGTNVRNWKTARIFTYKEIKATTHNFKETIGCGSFGSVYKGKLADGKLVAVKVRFDKTQLGPDSFINEVSLLSQIGHQNLVLLEGFCCESKHQILVYEYLPGGSLAENLYGTKSKKLSLSWIQRLRIAVDSARGLDYLHNGSELCIIHRDVKSSNILLDLDMNAKVGDFGLSKQVTQTETSHMTTVVKGTAGYLDPEYYSTRQLTVKSDVYSFGVVLLELICGREPLTHSGTPDSNNLVLWAKPYLQAGAFEIVDERIMGSFEAESMRRASLIACRCVERDASRRPTISEVLVELKEAYNIQLAFVSSSDLVN encoded by the exons ATGGAGCAGCACCACTTATACTGGCTTGGCTTCTTCATGTTTTCTGAATTTCTTAGTATCGTTTCCTGTTATCAAGATG GTTTCTTGAGTTTATCATGTGGTGGAACGACGAATTACATCGATTCGTCTAACATTTCATGGAAACCTGATGTGGATTATGTAGCCAGTGGCAACATTACTAGTGTGATTTTTCTGGAGGGAACAATTTCGTCTAGTCTCCCAGTCCGATTTTTCCCAGATTCTGAAGCCAGAAAGTGTTACCGGCTTCCCTTAAACATATCATCCATAGTTCTTGTAAGGGCTCGATTCGTGTACAAGAATTATGATGGGCTCGGAAAACCCCCGGTGTTCTCTGTTTCTCTCGGAACAGCCATGACTACTACAGTGAATCTTGCTCACAACGATCCATGGGTTGAAGAATTCGTATGGCAGGTTAATAAGGACGTGCTCCCAATTTGTTTTCACTCCATCATGAATGGTGGATTTCCAGTGATATCGTCACTTGAAGTCCGGCCTCTTCCCCAGGGTGCTTACACCGCTTCATTGGGAGATCAAAACGATAAGTTACTTAGGAAGTCATACCGGATTAACTGTGGGTATAGTGATGGTTCACTAAG GTACCCTTTCGACCAATATGATCGAATATGGGATGCAGATGAGGATTTCTCACCTTACCATGTGTCATCTGGCTTCGACGTTCAGAGTAGCTTTAACTTATCTAGCATTAAAGAGAGCCCTCCAACAGTCGTGCTTCAGACCGGGAGAGTCTTGGCGAGATGGAATAATCTAGTATATAAGTTGCCTTTAGACAATAAAGGAGACTACCATGTTGTTCTATACTTTGCTGGCATTTTGCCCGTTTCACCGACTTTCAATGTATTGATAAATGGGGAAGTTATTCGATCAAACTACACAGTTTCGAGATGGGAAGTTGATAATATGTTCTTTACAGTCAAAggaatcaagaatctgaatatCACCTTAAAGGCAATAAACTATTACCCTTTGGTAAATGCTCTTGAGGTTTATCAGATTCTTGATATTCCCTCAGAAGTTTCTACGACTACAG TGTCAGCGCTTCGGGTTATTCAAGAATCTACGGGCCTGAGTCTTGGATGGCTAGATGATCCTTGTTTGCCTACGCCCTGGGAACACATTGATTGTGAAGGAAATAAGGTCACTTCATT GAAGCTCTATGATATTAGCTTGAGGACAATTAGTCCTACATTTGGTGATCTGCTGGATCTTATAACACT GGACTTGCATAATACATCTCTTTTTGGAGAAATACAAAACTTGGGTGATCTGCAACGTCTAAAGAAACT GAACTTGAGCTTCAATCAGATTACATCCTTCGGTTCTGAGTTGGAAGATTTGATCAACCTTCAAGTTCT GgacttaaaaaataatactctgcAAGGAATAGTACCTGACAGCTTGGGAGAACTGAAAAACCTTCACCTATT GAATCTAGAGAATAATAACCTGCAAGGACCACTTCCACAATCATTGAACAGAGAAAGCACAGAAATCAA GACATCAGGGAATTTGTGCCTTTCGTTCTCATTAACATGCAGCGATCTCTCAAGAAACTCTTCAATTAAGGCTCCACAAGTGACGATCTTTACTCCAAGAAAGCAcaataataataagaatattGTGATTCTGTTCGGTGCAGTTGGAGGGGCCATCCTTTCTCTATTTGTGATTTCATTTTTAGTACTCGTGTACATGAAGATAGTTAAAGCCaaaatcacatatcatacatcaG AATCTGGAACAAATGTTCGTAATTGGAAAACAGCAAGAATCTTCACCTACAAAGAGATTAAAGCAACTACACATAACTTCAAAGAAACCATAGGTTGTGGTAGTTTTGGAAGCGTTTACAAAGGAAAGCTTGCAGACGGTAAACTAGTTGCAGTAAAAGTTCGATTTGATAAGACTCAGCTTGGACCTGATTCTTTCATCAACGAG GTATCGCTTTTGTCTCAAATTGGTCACCAGAATCTTGTCTTGTTGGAAGGGTTCTGCTGTGAATCGAAGCATCAGATTCTAGTTTATGAATACTTACCTGGTGGATCATTGGCTGAAAACCTCTATG GCACCAAGAGTAAAAAACTATCGCTAAGCTGGATTCAAAGATTGAGAATTGCCGTCGATTCTGCAAGAG GTTTGGACTACCTGCATAACGGAAGTGAACTTTGTATAATACACCGTGATGTTAAGAGCAGCAACATACTTCTGGACTTGGATATGAATGCTAAAGTTGGCGACTTTGGGCTTTCCAAGCAAGTAACACAAACAGAAACGTCGCATATGACGACTGTTGTGAAAGGCACTGCAGGCTATCTTGACCCCGA GTATTATTCAACTCGACAATTGACAGTGAAAAGTGACGTCTATAGTTTTGGAGTAGTACTTTTGGAGCTCATATGTGGTAGAGAACCACTCACTCACTCTGGCACACCAGATTCCAATAACTTGGTTTTATGG GCAAAGCCCTACTTGCAGGCTGGTGCATTTGAGATAGTGGATGAGAGAATAATGGGAAGTTTCGAGGCCGAAAGCATGAGAAGGGCTTCTTTGATCGCTTGCAGGTGTGTAGAAAGAGATGCGTCACGCAGGCCAACTATATCAGAAGTTCTTGTCGAGCTAAAAGAAGCATACAATATCCAGCTAGCATTTGTTTCATCCTCTGATCTTGTAAATTAA